In the Abyssisolibacter fermentans genome, AAAAGAAAAATTAGAAATTGAATCAAATGAAACAACCAAGGATGGTTTATTTACTCTTAAAGATGTCAGATGTATCGGTGCATGTGGTCTTGCTCCAATAGTACTCATAGATGATAAGGTATATGGAAATGTTAAGGTTGAAGATTTAGATGTAATAATAGATGAACATAAGGATTAGCAGGATAAAATAACTACTCGAAGGGATGAAAAAAAGTGGCTTATTATCGCAATAATATTCTAGTTTGTTCTGGTACTGGATGTTTAGCTAATGGTAGTGATAATCTTATTGAAAAATTTACAAATTCATTAAAAACATATGGACTATCAAATGAAGTTAAAATTATTAAGACAGGCTGTTTTGGTTTTTGTAAACAAGGACCTATTGTTAAAATTGAACCTGATGATGTTTTTTATGTCCATGTTACTAATAATGATGTAGATGAAATAGTACAAGAACACATTTTAAAGGGAAGACATGTTGAAAGACTGCTATATGAAGGTAATTTCAAGGAAAAGATTCATTCATTTGATAAGATTCCTTTTTATAAAAAGCAGCTCAGGATAGCTCTTCAAAACTGTGGCTTAATTAATCCAGAAGATATATATGAATATATTGCTTTTGATGGATATGAAGCACTTGGAAGAGTTTTAACTACAATGTCTCAAGATGAAGTAATAAATATAATAAAAGACTCTGGATTAAGAGGACGAGGAGGCGGTGGTTTCCCTACAGGTGTCAAATGGGAGATAACTAAAAATGTAGAAGGTGATGAAAAATTCATAATTTGCAATGCAGACGAAGGTGACCCTGGCGCATTTATGGATAGAAGTATACTTGAGGGAGATCCTCATAGCGTCATTGAAGCTATGGCAATAGGTGCTTATGCTATTGGTGCTAACAAAGGAATTATATACATAAGAGCAGAATACCCTCTAGCTATTGAACGGTTAAAGCTAGCAATAAATCAAGCTAAAGAACTTAATCTGTTAGGAAAAAATATATTCTCCACTGATTTTGATTTTGACATAGAAATCAAGTTTGGAGCAGGAGCTTTTGTTTGTGGTGAAGAAACAGCACTAATTCATTCATGCGAAGGAAAAAGAGGAGAACCAAACTATAAACCTCCATATCCATCACAATTAGGCTTATG is a window encoding:
- a CDS encoding NADH-quinone oxidoreductase subunit NuoF, with the translated sequence MAYYRNNILVCSGTGCLANGSDNLIEKFTNSLKTYGLSNEVKIIKTGCFGFCKQGPIVKIEPDDVFYVHVTNNDVDEIVQEHILKGRHVERLLYEGNFKEKIHSFDKIPFYKKQLRIALQNCGLINPEDIYEYIAFDGYEALGRVLTTMSQDEVINIIKDSGLRGRGGGGFPTGVKWEITKNVEGDEKFIICNADEGDPGAFMDRSILEGDPHSVIEAMAIGAYAIGANKGIIYIRAEYPLAIERLKLAINQAKELNLLGKNIFSTDFDFDIEIKFGAGAFVCGEETALIHSCEGKRGEPNYKPPYPSQLGLWGKPTCVNNVETFANIPQIILKGAKWFSSIGTETSKGTKVFALAGKVKNIGLVEVPMGTTLREIIFDIGGGIQDNKKFKAIQTGGPSGGVITSEYLDTPIDYEHLAAIGSIMGSGGMIIMDESNCMVNIAKFYLEFTQDESCGRCTPCRIGTKRMYEILTKITDGTADMDDLYSLKELCHMIRDSSLCGLGQTAPNPVLSTLKHFEDEYISHIKDKHCPTGECKALVKYKISKENCVGCTACARVCPVSCISGEPRKVHVIDESKCIKCGACFDACKFNAVIKP